From one Lactiplantibacillus paraplantarum genomic stretch:
- a CDS encoding histidine phosphatase family protein gives MKSITLSLIRHGETYFNIFHEFQGWSDTPLTPTGVTQIHQLAHQLRSLPITAVYASDVTRARQTATILCHDATWPITTIHFRSALREHFYGRFEGQKMTTVWEPIAQAHGCQTYEDLVTQYGVDQTQDWLSAADPSHLTETSQAFWARFLPGLAAIMAEQPDQAHVLLISHSSIIRSLVARYAPSQLDPITPENGKLTQLTLNQTVAGKLSIQIKTYNQTRLNN, from the coding sequence ATGAAATCAATCACACTATCTTTGATTCGTCACGGCGAGACTTACTTTAATATTTTTCATGAATTTCAAGGGTGGTCGGATACCCCGCTGACCCCGACAGGCGTAACGCAAATCCATCAATTGGCGCACCAATTACGTTCTTTACCGATTACCGCGGTCTACGCAAGCGACGTCACTCGTGCCCGCCAAACAGCCACCATCCTCTGTCATGACGCAACGTGGCCCATCACTACCATCCATTTTCGCTCGGCTCTACGTGAACATTTCTACGGCCGCTTTGAAGGTCAAAAAATGACTACTGTCTGGGAACCAATTGCTCAGGCCCACGGTTGCCAAACCTACGAAGACTTAGTCACTCAATACGGTGTCGATCAGACCCAAGACTGGTTAAGCGCTGCTGATCCCAGTCATTTAACAGAAACTAGCCAAGCGTTTTGGGCACGCTTTTTACCTGGCTTAGCGGCTATCATGGCTGAGCAACCCGACCAGGCCCACGTCTTACTAATCTCTCACAGTTCCATCATTCGCAGTCTGGTTGCCCGGTACGCTCCGTCACAACTCGATCCAATCACACCTGAAAATGGCAAACTAACGCAACTGACACTGAATCAAACCGTGGCGGGCAAACTCAGCATCCAGATTAAAACTTATAATCAGACTAGGCTGAATAACTGA